One Amorphoplanes digitatis genomic window carries:
- the leuC gene encoding 3-isopropylmalate dehydratase large subunit — MVGVTPKPRTLAEKVWDDHVVRAAEGEPDLLYIDLHLLHEVTSPQAFDGLRMAGRRVRRTDLTLATEDHNTPTGYADPAFNNRRGDLMTILDTVSRTQIETLRKNCAEFGVQIRSLGNVEQGIVHVIGPQLGLTQPGTTIVCGDSHTATHGAFGALAFGIGTSEVEHVLATQTLPQARPKTMAVVVDGELHSDASAKDLILALITQTGTGGGNGHIVEYRGEAIRKLSMEGRMTICNMSIEWGAKAGMIAPDETTFEYLKGREHAPQGADWDAAVEYWRTLGSDEGAEYDTVIHIDASSIHPFVTWGTNPGQGAPLNSVVPDPEEFVEESERSAARRALEYMGLEAGTPLKDVAVDVVFVGSCTNGRLEDLRAAADVLRGHKVHEGVRMMVVPGSYQVREAAEAEGLDRVFTEAGAEWRFAGCSMCLGMNPDTLSPGQRAASTSNRNFEGRQGRGGRTHLVSPQVAAATAVVGRLAAPADL; from the coding sequence ATGGTGGGAGTCACTCCGAAGCCGAGGACCCTGGCCGAGAAGGTCTGGGACGACCATGTCGTGCGTGCTGCCGAGGGTGAGCCTGATCTGCTCTACATCGACCTGCACCTGCTGCACGAGGTGACCAGCCCGCAGGCCTTCGACGGCCTGCGGATGGCGGGACGCCGGGTCCGGCGTACCGATCTCACGCTCGCGACCGAGGATCACAACACCCCGACCGGGTACGCCGACCCGGCGTTCAACAACCGCCGCGGCGACCTGATGACGATTCTCGACACCGTGTCACGCACGCAGATCGAGACCCTGCGCAAGAACTGCGCCGAGTTCGGCGTGCAGATCCGCTCGCTCGGCAATGTGGAGCAGGGCATCGTCCACGTGATCGGGCCACAGCTCGGGCTCACCCAGCCCGGCACGACGATCGTGTGCGGCGACTCGCACACCGCGACACACGGCGCGTTCGGCGCGCTGGCCTTCGGCATCGGCACCAGCGAGGTCGAGCACGTGCTCGCCACACAGACGCTGCCGCAGGCCCGGCCGAAGACGATGGCGGTCGTTGTCGACGGCGAGCTGCACTCCGACGCGTCGGCCAAGGACCTGATCCTCGCGCTCATCACCCAGACCGGCACCGGCGGCGGCAACGGCCACATCGTCGAGTACCGGGGCGAGGCCATCCGCAAGCTCTCCATGGAGGGCCGGATGACCATCTGCAACATGTCGATCGAGTGGGGCGCCAAGGCCGGCATGATCGCGCCGGACGAGACCACCTTCGAGTACCTGAAGGGCCGCGAACACGCGCCGCAGGGCGCCGACTGGGACGCCGCGGTCGAATACTGGCGCACGCTCGGATCCGACGAGGGCGCCGAGTACGACACCGTGATCCACATCGACGCCTCCAGCATCCACCCCTTCGTCACCTGGGGCACCAACCCGGGCCAGGGCGCGCCGCTGAACAGCGTGGTGCCCGACCCCGAGGAGTTCGTCGAGGAGTCGGAGCGCAGCGCCGCCCGCCGGGCCCTGGAATACATGGGCCTCGAGGCCGGCACGCCGCTCAAGGACGTCGCCGTCGACGTGGTCTTCGTCGGCTCCTGCACCAACGGGCGCCTCGAGGACCTGCGCGCGGCCGCCGACGTGCTGCGCGGCCACAAGGTGCACGAGGGCGTACGCATGATGGTCGTGCCCGGGTCCTACCAGGTCCGCGAGGCCGCCGAGGCGGAAGGCCTGGACCGGGTCTTCACCGAGGCGGGCGCCGAGTGGCGGTTCGCCGGCTGCTCCATGTGCCTGGGCATGAACCCGGACACGCTCAGCCCGGGCCAGCGCGCCGCCTCCACGTCCAACCGCAACTTCGAGGGCCGGCAGGGCCGCGGTGGGCGTACCCACCTGGTCTCGCCGCAGGTCGCCGCCGCCACCGCAGTGGTGGGCCGGCTGGCCGCCCCGGCCGACCTCTGA
- the leuD gene encoding 3-isopropylmalate dehydratase small subunit → MDKFTTHTGTVMPLRRSDVDTDQIIPAVYLKRVTRTGFEDGLFSAWRDDPAFVLNNPAHAGATILVAGPNFGTGSSRQHAVWALRDWGFKAVIAPRFGDIFRGNALKEGLLPVQLDQKAVEALLDMADSEPDKRITVDLAERQVRVDDAVWTFPIDDFSRWRLMEGLDDIGLTLRHEERITSYEKDRPAYKPVVV, encoded by the coding sequence ATGGACAAGTTCACCACCCACACCGGCACGGTCATGCCGCTGCGGCGTTCCGATGTGGATACCGACCAGATCATCCCGGCCGTGTACCTCAAGCGGGTCACCCGCACCGGCTTCGAGGACGGGCTGTTCAGCGCCTGGCGCGACGACCCGGCCTTCGTGCTCAACAACCCCGCGCACGCGGGCGCGACGATCCTGGTCGCCGGCCCCAACTTCGGTACGGGCTCCTCGCGCCAGCACGCCGTCTGGGCGCTGCGGGACTGGGGCTTCAAGGCCGTCATCGCGCCGCGCTTCGGCGACATCTTCCGGGGCAACGCCCTCAAGGAGGGTCTGCTGCCGGTACAGCTCGATCAGAAGGCCGTCGAGGCGCTACTCGATATGGCGGACAGCGAACCGGACAAGCGGATCACCGTGGACCTCGCCGAGCGTCAGGTGCGCGTGGACGACGCGGTCTGGACCTTCCCCATCGATGATTTCAGTCGTTGGCGCCTCATGGAGGGTCTTGACGACATCGGGCTGACGCTGCGCCACGAGGAGAGGATTACCTCGTACGAGAAGGATCGCCCCGCTTACAAGCCGGTGGTCGTCTGA
- a CDS encoding HU family DNA-binding protein produces MNKAELVEALAARLGDRKTATAALDAVISEVQNAVTKGDRVAITGFGVFEKRARNARTARNPRTGEPVKVKKTSVPAFKPGTGFREMVASGKVAKVAAPKKTTGAVKSTAAKAAPARSTAAKAAAAKKTTATKAAPARSTATKTAAAKKTTATKAAPARAATKTAAAKTATKAATAKATTAKKTATKSVATKAAPARSTATKTAAAKKTTATKAAPARAATKTAAAKTTTAKATPAKKTATKSTAAKSTATKAAPAKKVTARKTTAAASTTAAGRATTARTSAARKTR; encoded by the coding sequence GTGAACAAGGCCGAGCTCGTCGAGGCGCTCGCCGCCCGACTGGGGGACCGGAAGACGGCGACAGCAGCGCTGGATGCGGTGATCAGCGAGGTGCAGAACGCCGTAACCAAGGGCGATCGCGTTGCCATTACCGGTTTCGGAGTCTTCGAAAAGCGTGCGCGCAATGCGCGTACCGCGCGCAATCCGCGTACCGGTGAACCGGTGAAGGTGAAGAAGACGTCCGTCCCCGCATTCAAACCCGGAACCGGCTTCCGGGAGATGGTCGCGAGTGGCAAGGTGGCAAAGGTCGCCGCCCCGAAGAAGACCACGGGGGCAGTGAAGTCCACTGCCGCCAAGGCCGCTCCGGCCCGGTCGACCGCTGCTAAGGCAGCGGCGGCGAAGAAGACCACGGCCACGAAGGCCGCTCCGGCCCGGTCGACCGCCACCAAGACGGCGGCGGCGAAGAAGACCACGGCCACCAAGGCCGCGCCGGCTCGGGCCGCCACCAAGACGGCCGCGGCCAAGACCGCCACGAAGGCGGCCACGGCCAAGGCCACGACGGCGAAGAAGACGGCCACCAAGTCGGTGGCCACCAAGGCCGCTCCGGCCCGGTCGACCGCCACCAAGACGGCGGCGGCGAAGAAGACCACGGCCACCAAGGCCGCGCCGGCCCGGGCCGCCACCAAGACGGCCGCGGCCAAGACCACCACGGCCAAGGCCACGCCGGCGAAGAAGACTGCCACCAAGTCGACCGCTGCCAAGTCGACTGCCACCAAGGCGGCTCCGGCCAAGAAGGTCACCGCCCGCAAGACCACGGCCGCCGCCAGCACCACGGCGGCGGGGCGCGCCACCACCGCGCGTACCTCCGCGGCACGTAAGACCCGCTGA
- a CDS encoding IS481 family transposase codes for MPHANAPLTERGRLRLARCVVDDGWPLRRAAERFQVSPTTAQRWAQRYRAEGVTGMTDRSSRPHHSPDRTHLHVERQVLHLRTSRRWGPARIGGRLDLPASTCHAILRRAGVTRLTHLDRATRQPVRRYEHPCPGDLIHVDIKKLGNIPDGGGWRTQGRARGKLNRTATTGHGTDAWGGARLGYAYLHTAIDDHSRLAYTEILDDERKETAAAFWHRAHAWFTRHGITIARVLTDNGSCYKSRLWHDTCTQLGVTVKKTRPYRPQTNGKVERFHRTMTDEWAYAKAYRSETARRAALPTWLHTYNNHRHHTALGGPPASRVPNLSGQNT; via the coding sequence GTGCCCCACGCTAATGCACCCCTGACCGAACGCGGCAGACTGCGCCTGGCCCGCTGTGTCGTGGACGACGGCTGGCCGCTACGCCGAGCCGCAGAGCGGTTCCAGGTCAGCCCGACAACAGCACAGCGGTGGGCGCAGCGCTACCGCGCCGAAGGCGTCACGGGCATGACCGACCGATCCAGCCGGCCACATCACAGCCCGGACCGCACCCACCTCCACGTCGAACGCCAGGTCCTGCACCTGCGCACCAGCCGCCGATGGGGACCGGCACGAATCGGCGGCCGTCTGGACCTGCCCGCCTCGACCTGCCACGCCATCCTGCGCCGCGCCGGCGTCACCCGCCTGACCCATCTCGACCGGGCCACCCGCCAACCGGTCCGCCGCTACGAACACCCCTGCCCGGGCGACCTGATCCACGTCGACATCAAGAAACTCGGCAACATCCCCGACGGCGGCGGCTGGCGCACCCAAGGCCGCGCACGCGGCAAACTCAACCGCACCGCCACCACAGGTCACGGCACTGACGCGTGGGGCGGTGCCCGGCTCGGCTACGCCTACCTGCACACCGCGATCGACGACCACTCCAGGCTGGCCTACACCGAAATCCTCGACGACGAACGCAAAGAGACCGCTGCCGCGTTCTGGCACCGCGCGCACGCCTGGTTCACCCGCCACGGCATCACCATCGCCCGGGTCCTGACCGACAACGGCTCCTGCTACAAATCCCGGCTCTGGCATGACACCTGCACCCAGCTGGGCGTGACCGTGAAGAAGACCCGCCCCTACCGGCCCCAGACCAACGGCAAAGTCGAACGCTTCCACCGCACCATGACCGACGAATGGGCCTACGCCAAGGCCTACCGATCAGAGACCGCCCGACGAGCGGCCTTGCCCACCTGGCTGCACACCTACAACAATCACCGGCACCACACCGCACTCGGCGGCCCACCCGCCAGCCGTGTCCCTAACCTGTCTGGGCAGAACACCTAG
- a CDS encoding NUDIX hydrolase, which translates to MSAKPVRAAGGVLWRPAGDSIEVCVVHRPYRRDWSLPKGKLDGGEHPLAAAAREMLEETGLRGEPQLRLPAVAYTLPDGTPKTVDFWLMRCADGPAAAPADPTEVDTVLFLPPAEAVARLSYPDDRRLVEHVAGLPPVTAVTALVRHAHAGRRSEFEGDDDLRPLDRRGWAEARTLDAVVSLIGPRRLVAATPLRCRQTLEPLSARLGLPIETDPAFAEPSEADALPARERAAARLARLRDGDRAAVCSQGRVIPGLLALLHGADDTEPYRTPKGTGWILTWSGDRLLASSRI; encoded by the coding sequence TTGTCGGCGAAGCCGGTCCGGGCCGCCGGTGGCGTCCTGTGGCGGCCCGCCGGTGACTCGATCGAGGTGTGCGTCGTGCACCGGCCGTACCGCCGCGACTGGAGCCTGCCCAAGGGCAAGCTGGACGGCGGAGAGCACCCGCTCGCCGCGGCGGCACGCGAGATGCTCGAGGAGACCGGGCTGCGCGGCGAGCCACAGCTGCGGCTGCCCGCCGTCGCGTACACGCTGCCGGACGGCACGCCCAAGACTGTCGACTTCTGGTTGATGCGCTGCGCCGACGGCCCGGCCGCGGCACCGGCGGATCCGACCGAGGTCGACACCGTGCTCTTCCTCCCGCCCGCCGAAGCGGTGGCGCGGCTGAGCTACCCGGACGACCGGCGCCTGGTGGAGCACGTCGCCGGGCTACCGCCGGTGACCGCCGTGACGGCGCTGGTCCGCCACGCCCACGCGGGCCGGCGCAGCGAGTTCGAGGGCGACGACGACCTGCGGCCGCTCGACCGGCGGGGCTGGGCCGAGGCGCGGACGCTGGACGCGGTGGTCTCCCTGATCGGTCCGCGGCGGCTGGTCGCCGCCACGCCGTTGCGCTGCCGGCAGACGCTCGAGCCGCTCTCCGCCCGGCTGGGGCTGCCCATCGAGACGGATCCGGCGTTCGCGGAGCCGTCCGAGGCGGACGCGCTGCCGGCACGGGAGCGCGCGGCGGCCCGGCTGGCCCGGCTCCGCGACGGCGACCGGGCCGCGGTGTGCAGCCAGGGCCGGGTGATACCGGGCCTGCTGGCGCTTCTGCACGGCGCCGACGACACCGAGCCCTACCGGACGCCCAAGGGCACGGGCTGGATCCTCACATGGTCCGGCGACCGCCTCCTGGCGTCGAGCCGGATCTAG